One Actinomyces marmotae DNA window includes the following coding sequences:
- a CDS encoding zinc transporter yields MEGSYICDGQDAQGNNSGACRFQPAPAAPALAPAPAPIVLSSRDVATLIVEGSGITFQPPGDTILLHMPLIAHTNPATRTLSTTVGPTRVDIEATPATYTWNWGDGTTATTTDPGHPYPHQTVTHLYATTANNVTVTLTTTWTARFRPTGATTWKPVDGYITTTQAAPPFNIRRLVPYLSDDAEEHHNH; encoded by the coding sequence GTGGAAGGCAGTTACATCTGCGACGGGCAAGACGCCCAGGGCAACAATAGCGGCGCGTGCCGCTTCCAACCAGCACCAGCCGCCCCGGCCCTGGCCCCGGCCCCGGCCCCGATCGTCCTGTCCTCCCGCGACGTGGCCACCCTCATCGTCGAGGGCTCGGGCATCACCTTCCAACCACCCGGGGACACCATCTTGCTGCACATGCCACTGATCGCCCACACCAACCCCGCCACCCGAACACTATCCACCACCGTGGGCCCCACCCGCGTGGATATCGAGGCCACGCCCGCCACCTACACCTGGAACTGGGGGGATGGCACCACCGCGACCACCACCGACCCCGGGCATCCCTACCCCCACCAGACCGTGACCCACCTGTACGCCACCACCGCCAACAACGTCACCGTCACCCTGACCACCACCTGGACCGCCCGCTTCCGCCCCACAGGCGCCACCACCTGGAAACCCGTCGACGGCTACATCACCACCACCCAGGCCGCCCCACCCTTCAACATCCGCCGCCTGGTCCCCTACCTATCCGACGACGCCGAAGAGCACCACAACCACTAA
- the dapC gene encoding succinyldiaminopimelate transaminase has translation MDRPRALPRPLALPDFPWDALAPYRARAAEHPGGVVDLAVGTPVDDTPTIVREALAAAANAPGYPAAVGTPALRGAIIDWAARRRGVTGLTDAHVIPTIGSKESVALLPLHLGAGPGDLVLHPRAAYPTYDVGARIAGATPIPVDTDADPATWDLPDGAGTPDRPIAMIWLNSPGNPDGHVLGVDQLARIVTWARERGAVVASDECYAELGWEAPWDSEAIPSLLDPRATGGDMSGLLALYSLSKQSNLAGYRAALLAGDPVLVGAVTEIRKHTGMLPPAPVQAAMATALADDAHVAAQREAYRARREALVEATAVAGLVGDPASVAGLYLWLGLPEGAAARGSYELVGAFAELGIVVAPGDFYGEAGAGRVRMSLTGTDERVAAACERLRSPHAAALFRP, from the coding sequence ATGGACCGGCCCCGCGCCCTGCCCCGCCCGCTCGCCCTCCCGGACTTCCCCTGGGATGCGCTCGCCCCCTACCGGGCCCGCGCGGCCGAGCACCCCGGCGGCGTCGTCGACCTCGCCGTCGGCACCCCCGTGGACGACACTCCGACTATCGTTCGCGAGGCCCTCGCGGCCGCCGCCAACGCCCCCGGCTACCCGGCCGCCGTCGGCACTCCCGCGCTGCGCGGGGCCATCATCGACTGGGCCGCCCGCCGCCGCGGCGTCACCGGTCTGACCGACGCCCACGTCATCCCCACGATCGGCTCGAAGGAATCCGTCGCCCTCCTGCCCCTCCATCTCGGGGCGGGCCCCGGTGACCTCGTCCTCCACCCCCGCGCCGCCTACCCCACCTACGACGTCGGCGCCCGCATTGCGGGGGCCACGCCCATCCCCGTCGACACTGACGCCGATCCCGCCACTTGGGACCTCCCCGACGGCGCCGGCACCCCCGACCGCCCCATCGCCATGATCTGGCTCAACAGCCCCGGCAACCCCGACGGTCATGTGCTCGGCGTTGACCAACTGGCGCGGATCGTCACCTGGGCGCGCGAGCGCGGCGCCGTCGTCGCCTCCGACGAGTGCTACGCCGAGCTCGGCTGGGAGGCCCCTTGGGATTCCGAGGCCATCCCCAGCCTCCTCGACCCCCGCGCCACGGGCGGGGACATGAGCGGGCTGCTGGCCCTGTACTCCCTGTCCAAGCAGTCCAACCTCGCCGGCTACCGCGCCGCCCTGCTCGCCGGGGACCCCGTGCTCGTGGGCGCCGTCACCGAGATCCGCAAGCACACCGGGATGCTCCCGCCCGCGCCGGTCCAGGCGGCCATGGCCACTGCCCTGGCCGACGACGCCCACGTGGCCGCCCAGCGCGAGGCCTACCGTGCCCGTCGTGAGGCGCTCGTCGAGGCGACGGCGGTAGCCGGCCTCGTGGGCGATCCCGCATCCGTGGCGGGCCTCTACCTGTGGCTCGGCCTGCCCGAGGGGGCCGCCGCCCGGGGCTCCTACGAGCTCGTCGGAGCCTTCGCCGAGCTTGGGATCGTCGTCGCCCCCGGCGACTTCTACGGGGAGGCCGGCGCCGGGCGAGTCCGCATGAGCCTGACCGGCACCGACGAGCGCGTGGCGGCCGCCTGCGAGCGCCTGCGGTCGCCCCATGCGGCCGCGCTCTTCCGCCCCTGA
- a CDS encoding O-acetylhomoserine aminocarboxypropyltransferase/cysteine synthase family protein, producing the protein MSNAATTPDTLASWRFETLQVQAGHAPDSDTGARALPVYQTSSFVFPSATEAADRFSLTSLGPIYTRLDNPTNAAVAQRICALHGGTGAHLVASGSAATTLTILTLGGAGSSVIASPSLYGGTINLLTSALPRLGITTRFVEDPSDAAAWEALADETTVCFLGESIPNPKGDILDIEPIAEAAHRVGVPLVVDNTVASPFLTRPFEWGADIVVESATKFLGGHGSSIAGVIIDGGGFDYAAHAERFPGFNEPDPSYNGIVFARDLGVGSPLGNVAFVLKAHTQGQRDLGFAASPLNAFLIAQGVETLSLRMERHVDNALAVARHLESHPAVSQVRYSGLPSSPYYELHRKYCPRGAGSILTFDLAGGREAGSVFIDALQLFSNVANIGDVRSLAIHPATTTHSQLDDAGLAAAGISAGTVRLSIGIEHIDDIIADLDRGLAALSPR; encoded by the coding sequence ATGAGCAACGCGGCGACCACCCCCGACACCCTCGCCTCCTGGCGGTTCGAGACTCTCCAGGTCCAGGCTGGCCACGCCCCCGACTCCGACACCGGCGCCCGCGCGCTGCCGGTCTACCAGACCTCCTCCTTCGTCTTCCCCAGCGCCACCGAGGCGGCCGACCGCTTCTCCCTGACCTCGCTCGGCCCCATCTACACGCGCCTGGACAACCCGACGAACGCCGCCGTCGCCCAGCGGATCTGCGCCCTGCACGGCGGCACCGGCGCCCACCTCGTGGCCTCGGGCAGCGCCGCCACCACGCTGACGATCCTCACCCTGGGCGGCGCGGGATCGAGCGTCATCGCCTCGCCGTCGCTCTACGGCGGCACCATCAACCTGCTGACCTCCGCGCTTCCGCGCCTCGGGATCACCACCCGGTTCGTCGAGGATCCCTCCGACGCCGCCGCCTGGGAGGCGCTGGCCGATGAGACCACCGTGTGCTTCCTCGGCGAGTCCATCCCCAACCCCAAGGGCGACATCCTCGACATCGAGCCCATCGCCGAGGCCGCGCACCGCGTGGGGGTGCCGCTCGTCGTCGACAACACGGTGGCCTCCCCCTTCCTCACCCGGCCCTTCGAGTGGGGGGCGGACATCGTCGTCGAATCCGCCACGAAGTTCCTGGGCGGGCACGGCTCCTCGATCGCCGGAGTCATCATCGACGGCGGGGGCTTCGACTACGCCGCCCACGCCGAGCGCTTCCCCGGCTTCAACGAGCCCGACCCGTCCTACAACGGCATCGTCTTCGCCCGCGACCTGGGGGTCGGCTCGCCGCTGGGCAACGTGGCTTTCGTCCTCAAGGCGCACACGCAGGGCCAGCGCGATCTCGGATTCGCCGCGAGCCCGCTCAACGCCTTCCTCATCGCCCAGGGCGTGGAGACACTCTCGCTGCGCATGGAGCGGCATGTGGACAACGCCCTGGCCGTGGCCCGTCACCTGGAGTCCCACCCCGCGGTGAGCCAGGTGCGCTACTCCGGTCTGCCGTCCAGCCCCTACTACGAGCTGCACCGCAAGTACTGCCCGCGCGGCGCCGGATCGATCCTCACCTTCGACCTCGCGGGCGGCCGAGAGGCGGGGAGCGTCTTCATTGACGCCCTCCAGTTGTTCTCCAACGTCGCCAACATCGGGGACGTGCGCTCCCTGGCCATCCACCCGGCGACGACGACGCACTCGCAGCTCGACGACGCCGGCCTGGCGGCGGCGGGGATCAGCGCGGGGACGGTGCGCCTGAGCATCGGCATCGAGCACATCGACGACATCATCGCCGACCTCGACCGCGGCCTGGCGGCCCTGAGCCCGCGCTGA
- a CDS encoding alpha/beta fold hydrolase yields MTGRGAADGWGPDHLGPGFQARALELLPDEEADGAVATLVRHVPAEDPLALPGTPTTPSFAWLYLHGWNDYFFHTHLAREISRLGGAFYALDMRRYGRSLRKGQMLGWTTSLDDYDEEIGQSLGIIRAERGDGIDVVGYGHSTGGLVASLWADRHPGALRALILASPWLEIQGAAPARLLGQPVLRALARHDPRRPLPTPSLPAEKCFRVTDGWDERDGEPDPAWVDDPWVRGWRINDEWVHRPGAPIRPGWLQAILAGQARVAAGLDIRCPVLSMVSARSRLGVTWTPDSRRTDTVIDVDATARRSLALGSLVTVARFDGAVHDLILSAPPVREQVLGAMRRWMTAYVLR; encoded by the coding sequence ATGACCGGGCGGGGAGCCGCCGACGGCTGGGGCCCTGACCACCTCGGCCCCGGTTTCCAGGCCCGCGCCCTGGAGTTGCTGCCGGACGAGGAGGCCGACGGCGCCGTCGCCACCCTGGTGCGGCATGTGCCCGCGGAGGACCCCCTCGCGCTGCCGGGCACGCCCACAACCCCCTCCTTCGCCTGGCTCTACCTGCACGGATGGAACGACTACTTCTTCCACACGCACCTGGCGCGGGAGATCTCCCGGCTGGGCGGGGCCTTCTACGCCCTCGACATGCGCCGCTACGGGCGCTCCTTGCGCAAGGGGCAGATGCTCGGCTGGACGACGTCGCTCGACGACTACGACGAGGAGATCGGCCAATCCCTCGGCATCATCCGGGCCGAGCGCGGGGACGGGATCGACGTCGTCGGCTACGGGCACTCCACGGGCGGGCTCGTGGCCTCCCTGTGGGCGGACCGCCACCCGGGGGCGCTGCGGGCGCTCATCCTGGCCTCCCCATGGTTGGAGATCCAGGGGGCGGCGCCGGCCAGACTCCTCGGCCAGCCGGTGCTGCGCGCCCTGGCGCGCCATGATCCTCGCCGCCCCCTGCCGACGCCGAGCCTGCCCGCCGAGAAGTGCTTCCGCGTCACCGATGGCTGGGACGAGCGCGACGGCGAGCCGGATCCCGCGTGGGTCGACGACCCGTGGGTGCGCGGCTGGCGGATCAACGACGAGTGGGTCCACCGGCCCGGCGCGCCAATCCGGCCCGGATGGTTGCAGGCGATCCTCGCCGGTCAGGCCCGGGTGGCGGCAGGGCTCGACATCCGCTGCCCGGTGCTGTCGATGGTGTCGGCGCGCTCGCGCCTGGGGGTCACGTGGACACCGGACTCGCGTCGGACGGACACGGTGATCGACGTCGACGCGACGGCCCGGCGCTCCCTCGCCCTGGGGTCGCTCGTCACCGTGGCGCGCTTCGACGGCGCCGTGCACGACCTCATCCTCTCCGCACCTCCCGTGCGCGAGCAGGTCCTGGGCGCCATGCGCCGCTGGATGACCGCATACGTCCTGCGCTGA
- the fdxA gene encoding ferredoxin — MTYVIAQPCVDVKDRACVDECPVDCIYEGERSLYINADECVDCGACEPVCPTEAIFYEDDVPEEWADYTRANIDFFELRGLGSPGGAQKTGALDYDDPMVAALPPQNEDYRAEHGLD, encoded by the coding sequence ATGACCTACGTCATCGCCCAGCCGTGCGTGGATGTCAAGGATCGTGCCTGCGTCGACGAGTGTCCGGTGGACTGCATCTACGAGGGCGAGCGGAGCCTGTACATCAACGCCGACGAGTGCGTGGACTGCGGCGCCTGCGAGCCCGTCTGCCCCACGGAGGCGATCTTCTACGAGGACGACGTCCCCGAGGAGTGGGCGGACTACACCCGCGCCAATATCGACTTCTTCGAGTTGCGCGGCCTCGGCTCGCCCGGCGGTGCCCAGAAGACCGGCGCCCTGGACTATGACGACCCCATGGTCGCCGCCCTGCCCCCGCAGAACGAGGACTACCGTGCCGAGCACGGTCTCGACTGA
- the dapD gene encoding 2,3,4,5-tetrahydropyridine-2,6-dicarboxylate N-succinyltransferase — MTTRSAWGLGLATVTDDGSTLDVWYPRPVLGEEPEDGHADLLATLSAMETKDEARGVHTTVVRTWVDLDDSPRTVAGSYLRLHVLSHRLAEPNTVNLDGILSHLPSVVWTAVGPCAAEGFEATRMRLRRALGHPVQVHSVDKFPRMVDYVVPTGVRIADGARVRLGAYLSEGTSVLASGFVNYNAGTLGRSVVEGRVSQGVLIGDGSDIGGGASTMGMVADGGLRRVSIGERCLLGANSGLGIPLGDDCVVEAGLFITAGTRVSVMPSGGVVPGGHGLFREPRVVAARELAGASNVLFRRNSQSGAVEALPRGGKSIELGAAR; from the coding sequence ATGACAACGCGAAGCGCCTGGGGCCTCGGCCTGGCCACCGTCACCGACGACGGCTCCACCCTCGATGTCTGGTACCCGCGGCCGGTCCTCGGCGAGGAGCCCGAGGACGGCCATGCCGATCTGCTCGCCACGCTTTCCGCGATGGAGACCAAGGATGAGGCGCGGGGGGTCCACACCACGGTGGTGCGCACCTGGGTGGATCTCGACGACTCCCCGCGGACCGTCGCCGGCTCCTACTTGCGCCTCCATGTGCTCTCGCACCGCTTGGCCGAGCCGAACACGGTGAACCTGGACGGAATCCTGTCCCACCTGCCCAGTGTGGTGTGGACGGCGGTGGGCCCCTGCGCCGCGGAGGGCTTCGAGGCCACCCGCATGCGCCTGCGCCGGGCCCTGGGCCACCCGGTCCAGGTGCATTCCGTGGATAAGTTCCCGCGGATGGTGGACTACGTGGTGCCCACGGGCGTGAGGATCGCCGACGGCGCCCGCGTGCGCCTGGGCGCGTACCTGTCCGAGGGCACGTCGGTCCTGGCATCGGGCTTCGTCAACTACAACGCGGGCACCCTGGGCCGCTCCGTGGTGGAGGGGCGCGTCTCGCAGGGGGTGCTCATCGGCGACGGCTCCGACATCGGCGGCGGCGCCTCCACGATGGGGATGGTCGCCGACGGCGGGCTGAGGCGCGTGAGCATCGGCGAGCGCTGCCTGCTGGGCGCCAACTCGGGCCTGGGCATCCCGCTGGGCGACGACTGCGTCGTGGAGGCCGGCCTGTTCATCACCGCCGGGACGAGGGTGTCAGTGATGCCGTCAGGCGGCGTCGTCCCCGGTGGGCACGGCCTGTTCCGGGAGCCGCGCGTGGTGGCGGCCCGTGAACTCGCCGGCGCCTCGAACGTCCTGTTCCGCCGCAACTCGCAGTCCGGCGCCGTCGAGGCCCTTCCCCGCGGTGGCAAGAGCATCGAGCTCGGCGCCGCGCGCTAG
- a CDS encoding histidine phosphatase family protein, which produces MERTTIHLMRHGEVHNPEAVLYGRMPGYHLSELGQRMAERVAEVLRSTDHDIAAVITSPLERAVETGAPTARAYGLEATTDERLIEAGNHFEGVAVNRNRWVLAHPRHWPYYTNPLRPSWGEPYAELVTRMSGAIRSALPLARGREALLVSHQLPVWATRLWVEGRPLAHDPRRRQCALASLTSLTFDGGTLVGVDYWEPAGELLHVAEDMVPGTSAASEKGAA; this is translated from the coding sequence ATGGAGCGCACCACGATCCACCTCATGCGTCACGGCGAGGTCCACAACCCCGAGGCCGTCCTCTACGGGCGCATGCCCGGCTACCACCTCTCCGAACTCGGTCAGCGCATGGCGGAGCGCGTCGCGGAGGTCCTGCGCTCCACCGATCACGACATCGCCGCCGTCATCACCTCCCCCCTGGAGCGCGCCGTCGAGACCGGCGCCCCCACCGCGCGGGCCTACGGGCTGGAGGCGACGACGGACGAGCGCCTCATCGAGGCCGGCAACCACTTCGAGGGGGTCGCCGTCAACCGCAACCGCTGGGTGCTGGCGCATCCGCGCCACTGGCCGTATTACACCAACCCCCTGCGCCCGTCCTGGGGCGAGCCCTACGCCGAGCTCGTGACCCGCATGAGCGGGGCCATCCGCTCCGCGCTGCCCCTCGCGCGCGGGCGCGAGGCGCTGCTCGTCTCCCACCAGCTGCCCGTGTGGGCCACGCGACTCTGGGTGGAGGGGCGCCCCCTGGCGCACGATCCCCGGCGCCGCCAGTGCGCGCTCGCCTCGCTGACCTCTCTCACCTTCGACGGCGGGACGCTCGTAGGCGTGGACTACTGGGAGCCTGCGGGCGAGCTCCTGCATGTGGCTGAGGACATGGTTCCCGGAACCTCCGCCGCCAGTGAGAAGGGAGCAGCGTGA
- a CDS encoding citrate synthase — protein sequence MTDTSPAASAPAAEPRSLNDSDAVGILTIEDRRLELPRAYATEGSDGLGVGKLLASTGMVTLDPGFTNTASCASGITYIDGDAGVLRYCGYPIEELAKSSSFLEVAFLLINGELPDAETFERFERRIARHRLLHEDFRSFFTAFPSSGHPMAILQAGISGLATYYEDTLNPHDPYERELATVLLLSKMPTMISYIARRAIGLPLVYPDPKCGYVEDFLRLTFGMPYQSYEIDPAIVKALDMLLILHADHEQNCSTSTVRLVGSADANMYASVAAGVGALSGPLHGGANEAVLRMLDTIQASGMSTAEFVRKVKDKEDGVRLMGFGHRVYKNYDPRAAIVKATAHDVLTRLGSDSGDRMLQIAMELEETALSDEYFVSRRLYPNVDFYTGLIYQAMGFPTKMFTPLFALGRLPGWIAQYREMISDPAKRIGRPRQVYTGATERHYVAIHRRKHSDAVYPATRSGERALDRVNKV from the coding sequence ATGACCGACACCAGCCCCGCCGCCAGCGCCCCCGCCGCCGAGCCGCGGTCCCTCAACGACAGCGACGCCGTCGGCATCCTCACCATCGAGGACCGCCGCCTGGAGCTCCCCCGCGCCTACGCCACCGAGGGCTCTGACGGTCTGGGCGTGGGCAAGCTCCTCGCCTCCACCGGCATGGTCACCCTCGACCCGGGCTTCACGAACACGGCCTCGTGCGCCTCCGGGATCACCTACATCGACGGCGACGCCGGCGTGCTGCGCTACTGCGGCTACCCTATCGAGGAGCTCGCCAAGTCCTCCTCCTTCCTGGAGGTCGCCTTCCTGCTCATCAACGGCGAGCTCCCCGACGCCGAGACCTTCGAGCGCTTCGAGCGGCGCATCGCCCGCCACCGCCTCCTCCATGAGGACTTCCGCAGCTTCTTCACCGCGTTCCCCTCCTCCGGGCACCCCATGGCGATCCTCCAGGCGGGCATCTCCGGCCTGGCCACCTACTACGAGGACACCCTCAACCCGCACGACCCCTACGAGCGCGAGCTCGCGACCGTCCTGCTGCTGAGCAAGATGCCGACGATGATCAGCTACATCGCCCGGCGCGCCATCGGCCTGCCCCTGGTCTACCCGGACCCCAAGTGCGGATACGTGGAGGACTTCCTGCGCCTGACCTTCGGGATGCCCTACCAGTCCTACGAGATCGACCCCGCGATCGTGAAGGCCCTGGACATGCTCCTCATCCTCCACGCCGACCACGAGCAGAACTGCTCCACCTCCACGGTGCGGCTCGTCGGCTCGGCGGACGCCAACATGTACGCCTCCGTGGCCGCGGGCGTGGGGGCCCTGTCCGGTCCGCTGCACGGCGGCGCGAACGAGGCCGTCCTGCGGATGCTCGACACGATCCAGGCCTCGGGCATGAGCACCGCCGAGTTCGTCCGCAAGGTGAAGGACAAGGAGGACGGCGTGCGGCTCATGGGCTTCGGCCACCGGGTCTACAAGAACTACGACCCGCGCGCCGCCATCGTCAAGGCCACCGCCCATGACGTGCTCACCCGCCTGGGCAGCGACTCCGGTGATCGAATGCTCCAGATCGCCATGGAGTTGGAGGAGACGGCCCTGAGCGACGAGTACTTCGTCTCGCGCCGCCTCTACCCGAACGTGGACTTCTACACCGGCCTCATCTACCAGGCGATGGGCTTCCCCACGAAGATGTTCACGCCCCTGTTCGCCCTGGGGCGCCTGCCCGGGTGGATCGCCCAGTACCGCGAGATGATCTCCGATCCCGCCAAGCGCATCGGTCGTCCCCGCCAGGTCTACACCGGCGCCACCGAGCGGCACTACGTGGCCATCCACCGCCGCAAGCACTCCGACGCCGTCTACCCCGCCACCCGTTCGGGCGAGCGCGCGCTCGACCGCGTCAACAAAGTGTGA
- the metX gene encoding homoserine O-acetyltransferase MetX yields MTQSAPPAPPQPALPEPALPDPGPPQPDLPEPGPPQPALPEPVTAGVGTAASKLVDRAAGSPTGAWRTGDDPGHRRFLEIGDLPLESGETLPNTVLAFETWGELSEARDNAVLVLHALTGDSHVTGEPGPGHPTPGWWDSLVGPGRAIDTERYFVVAANILGGCQGSTGPSSLAPDGRPWGSRFPWLTTRDAVAAEARLADALGIEVFHLVVGASLGGHRAIEWGVGRPERVRNLALVATGASTTADQLAWCHLQELAIVGDPYFFDGDYYSHPVGPVRGLALARAIAHTTYRSAAELDARFGRAHQGAEDPAVGGRYQVESYLDHHSGKLLARFDANSYLIVTHSMMVHDVGTGRGGIPAALAGVTARTLVVDVSSDRLFPTWQADELTEGIPGARRATIDSLHGHDGFLIEADQMDAVLRDFLEGAESGS; encoded by the coding sequence ATGACTCAGTCGGCCCCGCCCGCCCCTCCCCAGCCGGCCCTTCCGGAGCCCGCCCTTCCGGATCCCGGTCCACCCCAGCCGGACCTTCCGGAGCCCGGCCCGCCCCAGCCGGCCCTTCCGGAGCCCGTCACGGCCGGTGTGGGGACGGCCGCCTCCAAGCTCGTCGACCGCGCGGCGGGCTCCCCCACTGGCGCCTGGCGCACCGGGGACGACCCGGGGCACCGCCGCTTCCTGGAGATCGGGGACTTGCCCCTGGAGTCCGGGGAGACCCTGCCGAACACGGTTCTGGCCTTCGAGACCTGGGGGGAGTTGAGCGAGGCGCGCGACAACGCCGTCCTCGTCCTGCACGCCCTGACCGGGGACTCCCACGTCACCGGCGAGCCCGGCCCCGGGCACCCCACCCCCGGCTGGTGGGACAGTCTCGTGGGACCGGGGCGCGCGATCGACACCGAGCGGTACTTCGTCGTCGCCGCCAATATCCTCGGCGGCTGCCAGGGCTCCACCGGGCCCTCCTCACTGGCCCCGGACGGGCGCCCCTGGGGATCGCGCTTCCCGTGGCTGACCACGCGCGACGCCGTAGCCGCCGAGGCCCGCCTCGCCGACGCCCTGGGGATCGAGGTCTTCCACCTGGTCGTGGGCGCCTCGCTGGGCGGGCACCGCGCCATCGAGTGGGGGGTGGGGCGCCCCGAGCGGGTGCGCAACCTCGCACTCGTGGCCACCGGCGCCTCAACGACGGCGGATCAGCTCGCCTGGTGCCACCTCCAGGAGCTCGCCATCGTGGGCGATCCCTACTTCTTCGACGGCGACTACTACTCCCACCCGGTGGGGCCGGTGCGCGGGCTGGCGCTGGCGCGAGCGATCGCGCACACCACCTACCGAAGCGCCGCGGAGCTCGACGCCCGCTTCGGGCGAGCGCACCAGGGCGCGGAGGATCCCGCCGTCGGCGGGCGCTACCAGGTGGAGTCCTACCTCGATCATCACTCAGGCAAGCTCCTGGCCAGGTTCGACGCCAACTCCTACCTCATTGTCACCCATTCGATGATGGTCCATGACGTCGGCACGGGTCGCGGCGGGATCCCGGCGGCCCTGGCGGGGGTCACGGCCCGCACGCTCGTGGTCGATGTGTCCTCCGATCGCCTCTTCCCCACCTGGCAGGCCGATGAACTCACCGAGGGCATCCCGGGCGCGCGGCGCGCGACCATCGACTCCCTTCACGGCCATGATGGCTTCCTCATCGAGGCCGATCAGATGGACGCCGTGCTGCGAGACTTCCTTGAGGGCGCCGAATCGGGGAGTTGA
- a CDS encoding DUF6318 family protein: MPPSSGADLGPRACPGPRPHRLLAWKAPEPMTPAPRPSPTHAGDPAAPQQRGATPHPPGRRRQSLQALTTRWAHPIALVLLACCALAPGLLILTACAKDPTPAPTTPTTSPTQHTETPASAAATPSASATPSLSPELAAQRATALAMPKPPTPPEATENTQQGAVSAAVHFIELYRYAFITGDTTDLAAMSEDRCTFCASAINAMTDLHDKGGWSNPWKLELTEFQYISPGEGKEYCGVRATMKSTESTSIRKGETVVVEPAEEKTLFLALRYYNDAWHVGEVSTE; the protein is encoded by the coding sequence ATGCCGCCGTCGTCTGGGGCCGACCTGGGGCCTCGCGCTTGCCCTGGTCCACGACCGCATCGACTCCTCGCTTGGAAGGCCCCAGAACCCATGACCCCCGCGCCCCGCCCCTCGCCAACCCACGCCGGCGACCCCGCTGCGCCCCAACAACGCGGCGCCACCCCTCACCCACCCGGCCGGCGGCGCCAGAGCCTCCAAGCGCTGACAACGCGCTGGGCGCACCCCATCGCTCTGGTCCTTCTGGCCTGCTGCGCCCTGGCCCCAGGACTACTGATCCTGACGGCCTGCGCCAAGGACCCCACCCCGGCGCCGACCACTCCGACGACGTCGCCCACCCAACACACCGAAACCCCCGCCAGCGCGGCGGCCACTCCCAGTGCCAGCGCGACCCCCTCACTCAGCCCCGAGCTGGCCGCTCAAAGAGCCACCGCCCTGGCCATGCCCAAGCCCCCCACCCCACCCGAGGCCACCGAAAACACCCAACAAGGCGCCGTAAGCGCCGCCGTGCACTTCATCGAACTCTACCGCTACGCCTTCATCACCGGCGACACCACAGACCTAGCCGCCATGAGCGAAGACAGATGCACATTCTGCGCCTCTGCGATCAATGCGATGACCGATCTTCACGATAAGGGAGGCTGGAGCAATCCCTGGAAACTGGAACTCACAGAATTTCAATATATCTCACCAGGAGAGGGAAAGGAGTACTGCGGAGTCAGGGCCACAATGAAGAGTACCGAGTCGACGTCTATTAGAAAGGGCGAAACAGTCGTAGTGGAACCGGCGGAAGAGAAGACCTTATTCCTCGCCTTGCGATACTACAATGACGCCTGGCATGTTGGCGAGGTATCCACAGAATGA